A genomic stretch from Croceibacterium aestuarii includes:
- a CDS encoding glutathione S-transferase family protein, protein MTEQTPEAILYHGEPNGPSLSVLAALAESGLDIECRPIDLLAGERHALPGISDGVAMEYAVEGEGPVLVAGGEAMSEAVFLAQYFDEAVCGCGLQPADPYKRWQMLMWCRQAIERLSPAVAYLGNLAYSQHPLAELDKPAFDALLAAIASEDLRQRWQDLHDDRVDAAKVEDSKTKVTQFAERVEMQLSDGRPWLMEDFSIADLETFAWLRPMRDLEAAAFAGKNRCIAWMDRVEARPSVQSALARATTEHPERKFAPGPEINRWG, encoded by the coding sequence ATGACCGAGCAGACGCCGGAGGCAATTCTCTATCACGGCGAGCCCAACGGGCCCTCGCTGTCGGTGCTCGCGGCGCTGGCGGAGAGCGGTCTCGATATCGAATGCCGCCCCATAGATCTGCTGGCTGGAGAACGCCACGCATTGCCGGGAATCTCCGACGGCGTCGCGATGGAATATGCCGTCGAGGGCGAAGGACCCGTTCTGGTCGCCGGCGGCGAGGCGATGAGCGAGGCGGTGTTTCTGGCGCAGTACTTCGACGAAGCAGTGTGCGGGTGCGGGCTCCAACCGGCCGATCCCTACAAGCGCTGGCAGATGCTTATGTGGTGCCGCCAGGCGATCGAGCGTCTCTCCCCCGCTGTGGCCTATCTCGGCAACCTTGCCTATTCGCAGCATCCGCTGGCCGAGCTCGACAAGCCCGCTTTCGACGCGCTGCTGGCCGCGATCGCGAGCGAAGACCTGCGCCAGCGCTGGCAGGATTTGCACGACGACCGCGTCGACGCCGCCAAGGTCGAAGATAGCAAGACCAAGGTGACGCAGTTCGCCGAGCGAGTCGAAATGCAGCTGTCGGACGGGCGCCCCTGGCTGATGGAAGATTTCTCCATCGCCGATCTCGAGACGTTTGCCTGGCTGCGCCCGATGCGCGACCTCGAAGCCGCTGCGTTCGCCGGAAAGAATCGCTGCATCGCGTGGATGGATCGCGTCGAAGCGCGGCCGAGCGTGCAGTCGGCGCTGGCGCGCGCTACAACGGAACATCCCGAGCGCAAATTTGCGCCGGGGCCGGAGATCAATCGTTGGGGTTGA
- a CDS encoding PQQ-dependent dehydrogenase, methanol/ethanol family translates to MKKWSFAAAAVLSMFAAACDAGIAGGGASSDAPTEGVTDAMIAAADGNEWLTYGRDYAEQRFSPLTQITADNVGDLGLAWFADLDTARGQEATPLMHDGVLYITTAWSKVMAFDAKTGAVKWTYDPEVPRSTLPVACCDAVNRGVALYGDKVYVATLDGDLVALNQADGTVAWRKQVVPDKDNYTITGAPRVAHGKVFIGSGGAEYKARGFIAAYDWKTGEEAWRFHTVPGDPAKGFENDAMKKAADTWSGKWWELGGGGTVWDAITYDPVNNLVLFGTGNAEPWNPGANGRLGTGETAEDNLYTSSIVAVDADTGAYKWHFQETPEDRWDYDSDAQIMLADLTIDGQQRHVALHAPKNGYFYVLDAASGKFIDAKAWTAMNWSTGIDPKTGRPTINPEARYEKTGKLWVNLPGAGGAHSWQPMSYSPQTGLTYIPANLAAFPFMAKKDFKPSAIGFQHAIDAAATAMPADPAFRQMNIDATKGALVAWDPVAQKEAWRVSYKGPWNGGTLATAGGLVFQGTATEQFNAYGAKDGKKLWSFPTQSGVIAAPMTYAIDGEQHVAVLAGWGGVWDIAPGILSSVNGPPRNISRLLVFKLGGTAKLPEAPKFPKRILDPPPVTGSEAQIAHGADVYGRYCGVCHGDAAVAGALNPDLRYSATLNSPDAVKAIVIDGALHDNGMVSFKAALTAEDAEAVRQYLIKRANEDKALEKQGGKSS, encoded by the coding sequence ATGAAGAAGTGGAGCTTCGCTGCGGCCGCGGTGCTGTCGATGTTTGCAGCCGCTTGCGATGCGGGCATTGCCGGCGGCGGCGCCTCGTCGGACGCGCCGACCGAAGGCGTGACCGACGCCATGATCGCAGCCGCGGACGGAAACGAATGGCTGACCTACGGCCGCGATTATGCCGAGCAGCGCTTCAGCCCGCTGACCCAGATCACCGCCGACAACGTCGGCGATCTCGGCCTCGCCTGGTTCGCCGACCTCGACACCGCGCGCGGGCAGGAAGCCACCCCGCTGATGCACGACGGCGTGCTCTACATCACCACCGCCTGGTCCAAGGTCATGGCCTTCGACGCGAAGACCGGCGCGGTGAAGTGGACGTACGATCCAGAAGTGCCGCGCTCGACCCTTCCGGTGGCCTGCTGCGACGCGGTCAACCGCGGCGTCGCGCTATATGGCGACAAGGTTTACGTCGCGACGCTCGACGGAGACCTCGTCGCGCTCAATCAGGCCGACGGCACCGTTGCCTGGCGCAAGCAGGTCGTGCCGGACAAGGACAATTACACCATCACCGGCGCCCCGCGCGTGGCGCATGGCAAGGTCTTCATCGGCAGCGGCGGTGCGGAATACAAGGCGCGCGGCTTCATCGCCGCCTACGACTGGAAGACCGGCGAGGAGGCCTGGCGTTTCCACACCGTGCCCGGCGACCCGGCGAAGGGGTTCGAGAACGACGCCATGAAAAAGGCGGCCGACACCTGGAGCGGAAAGTGGTGGGAGCTCGGCGGCGGCGGCACCGTGTGGGACGCCATCACCTACGACCCGGTCAACAACCTCGTGCTGTTCGGTACGGGCAATGCCGAGCCGTGGAACCCGGGCGCGAACGGCCGGCTCGGCACCGGCGAAACGGCCGAGGACAACCTCTACACCAGCTCGATCGTGGCGGTGGATGCCGATACCGGCGCATACAAATGGCACTTCCAGGAAACCCCGGAAGATCGCTGGGATTACGATTCCGACGCGCAGATCATGCTTGCCGACCTCACTATAGACGGCCAGCAGCGGCACGTGGCGCTGCACGCGCCCAAGAACGGCTATTTCTACGTGCTCGACGCAGCAAGCGGCAAGTTCATCGACGCCAAGGCCTGGACCGCCATGAACTGGTCGACCGGTATCGACCCGAAGACCGGCCGCCCGACGATCAATCCCGAGGCGCGGTACGAGAAGACGGGCAAGCTGTGGGTCAACCTGCCAGGAGCCGGCGGCGCGCACTCTTGGCAACCGATGAGCTACAGTCCCCAGACCGGGCTCACCTACATCCCGGCCAACCTTGCCGCCTTCCCGTTCATGGCGAAAAAGGACTTCAAGCCGAGCGCCATCGGCTTCCAGCACGCGATCGATGCCGCAGCGACCGCGATGCCGGCCGACCCGGCGTTCCGCCAGATGAACATCGACGCCACCAAGGGCGCGCTCGTCGCGTGGGACCCGGTGGCGCAGAAGGAGGCTTGGCGTGTGTCCTACAAGGGGCCGTGGAACGGCGGCACGCTGGCGACCGCCGGCGGCCTCGTGTTCCAGGGCACGGCGACCGAGCAATTCAACGCCTATGGCGCCAAGGACGGCAAGAAGCTGTGGTCGTTCCCGACCCAGAGCGGGGTCATCGCCGCGCCGATGACTTATGCCATCGACGGCGAGCAGCACGTTGCGGTTCTGGCCGGTTGGGGCGGCGTGTGGGATATCGCCCCGGGCATCCTCAGCTCGGTAAACGGGCCGCCGCGCAACATCAGCCGCCTGTTGGTCTTCAAACTCGGCGGAACCGCCAAACTGCCTGAGGCGCCGAAGTTCCCCAAGCGGATACTGGATCCGCCCCCGGTAACCGGCAGCGAAGCGCAGATCGCCCACGGTGCGGACGTCTACGGGCGCTATTGCGGCGTCTGCCACGGCGATGCCGCTGTCGCCGGGGCGCTCAATCCCGACCTGCGCTATTCGGCGACGCTCAACAGTCCGGACGCGGTGAAGGCCATCGTCATCGACGGCGCGCTGCACGACAACGGCATGGTCTCGTTCAAGGCCGCGCTGACGGCCGAGGATGCCGAGGCCGTGCGGCAATATCTGATCAAGCGCGCCAACGAAGACAAGGCACTCGAAAAGCAGGGCGGCAAGAGTTCCTGA